One window of Vespula pensylvanica isolate Volc-1 chromosome 15, ASM1446617v1, whole genome shotgun sequence genomic DNA carries:
- the LOC122634722 gene encoding uncharacterized protein LOC122634722 isoform X2 → MDWICLMRRRSWLEVAEDEKRRRGPSCVIRNRREMKSYKNWDDIKKEMIECFAIKPALCMFSTNSAKKDSHLQKCHCKYLPHNCYTVSLDTESSSLENENLVAMYFPKIPNIQISTFTFNMHPWTMGIYCEELKTLFDNSLNNADQLKTVIEASFDNDCHNTSCWILLCKIYYGTSIGFDLLEHFYKWFPRKRISICGGIVNHLSVCNSVHNSRVCKNMAECVAILISGTKMQIWTVSLDEMNDNNEDIEDKLKNIKEIVKLKKHSIIFMFISEYCSSDMDNLELIMFEYFPRVPVVKYLCNGAFAGENLNEKYVQGCNDFENINTSVLMILTYD, encoded by the exons atggaTTGGATTTGTCTAATGCGTCGCAG ATCTTGGTTGGAAGTAGctgaagatgaaaaaagaagaagaggtccTTCGTGTGTTATaagaaacagaagagaaatgaaatccTATAAAAATTGGGatgacataaaaaaagaaatgatcgaatGTTTCGCGATTAAGCCTGCTTTATGTATGTTTTCTACTAATTCAGCAAAGAAAGATTCACATTTACAAA AATGCCATTGCAAATATTTACCACATAATTGTTACACCGTATCACTGGACACAGAGAGTTCTTCACTGGAGAATGAGAATCTCGTTGCTATGTATTTTCCTAAGATAccaaatatacaaatatcaaCGTTTACTTTTAATATGCATCCTTGGACGATGGGAATATACTGTgaagaattaaaaactttGTTTGATAATTCTTTGAATAACGCCGATCAATTGAAAACTGTTATTGAAGCTTCTTTCGATAACGATTGTCACAATACAAGCTGCTGGATCTTATtatgcaaaatatattatggAACTTCTATAGGATTTGATTTATTGGAACATTTCTATAAATG GTTTCCACgtaaaagaatttctatatGCGGTGGGATTGTAAATCATCTATCGGTTTGTAATTCGGTACATAATTCACGTGTGTGTAAAAACATGGCGGAATGCGTTGCTATTTTAATAAGTGGTACTAAAATGCAAATCTGGACTGTATCTTTGGATGaaatgaatgataataatgaagacATCGAAGATAAACTcaagaatattaaagaaattgtaAAGCTAAAGAAACACTCTatcatttttatgtttatttctgAATATTGTAGTTCAGATATGGACaatttagaattaattatgtttgaatattttccaaGAGTGCCGgtagttaaatatttatgcaaTGGGGCATTTGCAGGAGAAAATTTAAAtg AAAAATATGTACAAGGTTGTAACGATTTTGAGAACATAAATACTTCAGTACTTATGATACTCACATATGATTAA
- the LOC122634722 gene encoding uncharacterized protein LOC122634722 isoform X1 — protein sequence MEQNVNYYVLRSIFEYLNGLDLSNASQVCKSWLEVAEDEKRRRGPSCVIRNRREMKSYKNWDDIKKEMIECFAIKPALCMFSTNSAKKDSHLQKCHCKYLPHNCYTVSLDTESSSLENENLVAMYFPKIPNIQISTFTFNMHPWTMGIYCEELKTLFDNSLNNADQLKTVIEASFDNDCHNTSCWILLCKIYYGTSIGFDLLEHFYKWFPRKRISICGGIVNHLSVCNSVHNSRVCKNMAECVAILISGTKMQIWTVSLDEMNDNNEDIEDKLKNIKEIVKLKKHSIIFMFISEYCSSDMDNLELIMFEYFPRVPVVKYLCNGAFAGENLNEKYVQGCNDFENINTSVLMILTYD from the exons atggagcaaaatgttaattattacgttttacgttccatttttgaatatttaaatggaTTGGATTTGTCTAATGCGTCGCAGGTTTGCAA ATCTTGGTTGGAAGTAGctgaagatgaaaaaagaagaagaggtccTTCGTGTGTTATaagaaacagaagagaaatgaaatccTATAAAAATTGGGatgacataaaaaaagaaatgatcgaatGTTTCGCGATTAAGCCTGCTTTATGTATGTTTTCTACTAATTCAGCAAAGAAAGATTCACATTTACAAA AATGCCATTGCAAATATTTACCACATAATTGTTACACCGTATCACTGGACACAGAGAGTTCTTCACTGGAGAATGAGAATCTCGTTGCTATGTATTTTCCTAAGATAccaaatatacaaatatcaaCGTTTACTTTTAATATGCATCCTTGGACGATGGGAATATACTGTgaagaattaaaaactttGTTTGATAATTCTTTGAATAACGCCGATCAATTGAAAACTGTTATTGAAGCTTCTTTCGATAACGATTGTCACAATACAAGCTGCTGGATCTTATtatgcaaaatatattatggAACTTCTATAGGATTTGATTTATTGGAACATTTCTATAAATG GTTTCCACgtaaaagaatttctatatGCGGTGGGATTGTAAATCATCTATCGGTTTGTAATTCGGTACATAATTCACGTGTGTGTAAAAACATGGCGGAATGCGTTGCTATTTTAATAAGTGGTACTAAAATGCAAATCTGGACTGTATCTTTGGATGaaatgaatgataataatgaagacATCGAAGATAAACTcaagaatattaaagaaattgtaAAGCTAAAGAAACACTCTatcatttttatgtttatttctgAATATTGTAGTTCAGATATGGACaatttagaattaattatgtttgaatattttccaaGAGTGCCGgtagttaaatatttatgcaaTGGGGCATTTGCAGGAGAAAATTTAAAtg AAAAATATGTACAAGGTTGTAACGATTTTGAGAACATAAATACTTCAGTACTTATGATACTCACATATGATTAA
- the LOC122634722 gene encoding uncharacterized protein LOC122634722 isoform X3 — MKSYKNWDDIKKEMIECFAIKPALCMFSTNSAKKDSHLQKCHCKYLPHNCYTVSLDTESSSLENENLVAMYFPKIPNIQISTFTFNMHPWTMGIYCEELKTLFDNSLNNADQLKTVIEASFDNDCHNTSCWILLCKIYYGTSIGFDLLEHFYKWFPRKRISICGGIVNHLSVCNSVHNSRVCKNMAECVAILISGTKMQIWTVSLDEMNDNNEDIEDKLKNIKEIVKLKKHSIIFMFISEYCSSDMDNLELIMFEYFPRVPVVKYLCNGAFAGENLNEKYVQGCNDFENINTSVLMILTYD; from the exons atgaaatccTATAAAAATTGGGatgacataaaaaaagaaatgatcgaatGTTTCGCGATTAAGCCTGCTTTATGTATGTTTTCTACTAATTCAGCAAAGAAAGATTCACATTTACAAA AATGCCATTGCAAATATTTACCACATAATTGTTACACCGTATCACTGGACACAGAGAGTTCTTCACTGGAGAATGAGAATCTCGTTGCTATGTATTTTCCTAAGATAccaaatatacaaatatcaaCGTTTACTTTTAATATGCATCCTTGGACGATGGGAATATACTGTgaagaattaaaaactttGTTTGATAATTCTTTGAATAACGCCGATCAATTGAAAACTGTTATTGAAGCTTCTTTCGATAACGATTGTCACAATACAAGCTGCTGGATCTTATtatgcaaaatatattatggAACTTCTATAGGATTTGATTTATTGGAACATTTCTATAAATG GTTTCCACgtaaaagaatttctatatGCGGTGGGATTGTAAATCATCTATCGGTTTGTAATTCGGTACATAATTCACGTGTGTGTAAAAACATGGCGGAATGCGTTGCTATTTTAATAAGTGGTACTAAAATGCAAATCTGGACTGTATCTTTGGATGaaatgaatgataataatgaagacATCGAAGATAAACTcaagaatattaaagaaattgtaAAGCTAAAGAAACACTCTatcatttttatgtttatttctgAATATTGTAGTTCAGATATGGACaatttagaattaattatgtttgaatattttccaaGAGTGCCGgtagttaaatatttatgcaaTGGGGCATTTGCAGGAGAAAATTTAAAtg AAAAATATGTACAAGGTTGTAACGATTTTGAGAACATAAATACTTCAGTACTTATGATACTCACATATGATTAA
- the LOC122634606 gene encoding toll-interacting protein A-like has protein sequence MDTDARAELYENWKKRAFVGPLPQGFLKLEDRNAQQQQEAADQQAALALQQLQMQSNPMLHDPRMGKLSITIAQAKLVKNYGMTRMDPYVRLRVGHSIYETHTDSNGGKNPRWNKVIQCFLPPGVTQIYIEIYDECSFVMDELIAWGHIDIPLKVLQGGETHEDWYTLSGKQGDNLEGMINLVFSYTAKCHPYMPGPSVMMVPSAKMFGMTSYTPVYTTPQPISAVATPPVIPSMLPNAEVELKQLAEMFPNIDKEVIKSVYDVNHGKKDITINSLLQMCE, from the exons ATGGATACCGATGCACGTGcagaattatatgaaaattggAAGAAGCGA GCTTTTGTAGGTCCTCTTCCACAAGGCTTCTTGAAATTAGAAGATCGCAAtgcacaacaacaacaagaagcAGCCGATCAACAAGCTGCATTAGCTTTGCAACAATTACAAATGCAAAGTAATCCGATGTTACATGATCCACGTATGGGCAAACTTAGTATAACAATTGCCCAG GCGAAATTAGTCAAAAATTATGGTATGACCAGAATGGATCCATATGTTAGGTTAAGAGTTGGTCATTCAATTTATGAAACTCATACAGATTCAAATGGAGGTAAAAATCCACGTTGGAATAAAGTTATACAATg TTTTTTACCGCCAGGAgttacacaaatatatatagagatatatgaTGAATGCTCTTTTGTAATGGATGAGTTAATTGCATGGGGTCATATAGATATACCACTTAAAGTTCTTCAAGGAGGTGAAACGCATGAAGATTGGTATACGCTCAGTGGGAAACAAGGCGATAATTTGGAAGGCATGATCAATTTAGTTTTCAGTTACACG gCTAAATGTCATCCATATATGCCTGGACCTTCAGTAATGATGGTACCTTCTGCAAAAATGTTTGGTATGACATCATATACACCTGTATATACCACACCTCAACCAATATCAGCAGTTGCAACACCACCTGTTATACCAAGTATGTTACCAAATGCTGAAGTTGAATTGAAACAg CTTGCAGAAATGTTTCCAAATATTGATAAAGAAGTTATTAAATCAGTATATGATGTTAATCAtggaaaaaaggatataacTATAAATTCACTACTTCAGATGTGTGAATGA
- the LOC122634537 gene encoding apolipoprotein D isoform X1, translating into MHRVGIKRFEFLDSLIVLSLLFASLIGDTGGVWKRREDKTKCPRVKGIRNFDITEFLGSWYIVQYYASSEEALIYRCMRAELSVSSESAEVTMNFTYSFTDDPINEQLVGNITWKIPSPELPAHWVHAEFPYEEIYNTYILDSDYKTWALLMHCAEKNKSPRYLSSFIMSRQPSLGVNVISYLREKLPKYDIDLEYMFPMEQKQCNQTDIPPYSISFVPMSTDKKINSSRRHLLKRKHRRL; encoded by the exons ATGCATCGTGTTGGAATAAAACGTTTCGAGTTCCTCGATTCTCTGATCGTTCTCTCATTGTTGTTCGCTTCTTTGATCGGCGATACTGGGGGCGTTTGGAAAAGACGAGAGGACAAAACGAAATGTCCAAGAGTCAAGGGAATACGAAACTTTGACATAACGGAG TTTCTCGGATCATGGTACATAGTGCAGTATTATGCTAGCTCCGAGGAAGCTCTCATTTATAGATGTATGAGAGCTGAATTGTCCGTGTCATCTGAAAGCGCAGAAGTTACTATGAATTTCACGTATAGCTTTACCGATGATCCGATCAATGAACAACTCGTTGGTAATATCACATGGAAAATTCCTTCACCGGAGCTTCCAGCACATTGGGTTCATGCGGAATTTCCCT atgaagaaatatataacacTTATATATTGGATTCGGATTACAAAACGTGGGCCTTACTGATGCACTGTGccgaaaaaaataagagtcCCCGTTATTTGTCTAGTTTCATTATGAGTAGACAGCCTAGTCTAGGGGTAAATGTAATTTCTTATCTTCGTGAAAAATTACCCAA GTATGATATAGATTTGGAGTATATGTTTCCTATGGAACAAAAACAATGCAATCAAACGGATATACCGCCATATAGTATATCTTTCGTTCCTATGTCGACGgacaagaaaattaattctagCAGAAGACATTTATTAAAACGGAAACACAGACgactttaa
- the LOC122634537 gene encoding uncharacterized protein LOC122634537 isoform X2, producing the protein MRILRATWRTSCRLKTKEKEECKGRNVIFLGSWYIVQYYASSEEALIYRCMRAELSVSSESAEVTMNFTYSFTDDPINEQLVGNITWKIPSPELPAHWVHAEFPYEEIYNTYILDSDYKTWALLMHCAEKNKSPRYLSSFIMSRQPSLGVNVISYLREKLPKYDIDLEYMFPMEQKQCNQTDIPPYSISFVPMSTDKKINSSRRHLLKRKHRRL; encoded by the exons ATGAGGATCTTACGTGCGACGTGGAGAACAAGTTGCCGattgaaaacgaaagagaaggaagaatgcAAAGGGAGGAACGTGATA TTTCTCGGATCATGGTACATAGTGCAGTATTATGCTAGCTCCGAGGAAGCTCTCATTTATAGATGTATGAGAGCTGAATTGTCCGTGTCATCTGAAAGCGCAGAAGTTACTATGAATTTCACGTATAGCTTTACCGATGATCCGATCAATGAACAACTCGTTGGTAATATCACATGGAAAATTCCTTCACCGGAGCTTCCAGCACATTGGGTTCATGCGGAATTTCCCT atgaagaaatatataacacTTATATATTGGATTCGGATTACAAAACGTGGGCCTTACTGATGCACTGTGccgaaaaaaataagagtcCCCGTTATTTGTCTAGTTTCATTATGAGTAGACAGCCTAGTCTAGGGGTAAATGTAATTTCTTATCTTCGTGAAAAATTACCCAA GTATGATATAGATTTGGAGTATATGTTTCCTATGGAACAAAAACAATGCAATCAAACGGATATACCGCCATATAGTATATCTTTCGTTCCTATGTCGACGgacaagaaaattaattctagCAGAAGACATTTATTAAAACGGAAACACAGACgactttaa